ATGTGTTCCGCGACTTCTTTAGGATCTTGTAATAAATCTTCCCCTAAAGCTTGATCTTCTTGAGGAGTTTGACCTCGGCGACGAGTTCCCGCAATGGGACGGACGGTAGTGATTAATTTTCCGTCCGGGTTTTTTTCTGCTTTCACCATAACTTCAGGACTAGAGCCAATTAATTGCCAATCTCCAAAGTTAAAATAAGCCATATAGGGAGAAGGATTAATTAACCGCAAAGAACGATATAGGGAAAAGGGATCACCGGAATATTCTGTGGTTAACCGTTGAGATAAAACAACTTGAAAAATATCTCCCGCTTTAATATATTGTTTGCCTTTTTCCACATTGGCGCAGAATTGCTCTTGGGAAACGTTACTCCTGTAGGTTAAGGTTGGTTGCTCCCCCCGTGCACGGGGGGTTGGGGGGGCGGGAGGAGTCCATTCTAAAAGGGTAGTTTCTGGGGATAATGGAGATTGGAGTTTAGCAACTAATTGTTGAACGCGATCGCAAGCTTGTTGATAGGCCGTTTCTAAATCTGTATTGCGAGTATCTGCGTAAGCGATCGCCCAAATTTTGCGTTTAACTTGATCAAAGATTAATAAATTATCAACCTGCATCCATAACCCATCGGGTAAATCATCGGAATTTGGGGAATACACAGGAACACGGGACTCGATCCAGGGCATTAATTCATAACCCCAAAACCCAAATAGTCCGCCAATTCCCCCAGGAAGTTGAGGCAATTTTACCGGATGATAGGGTTTTAAACAGTCTTGTAGCGCGTTAAAGGGATCACCTGTAAATTCTTGAATTGTTCCATCTCGCCATTTTTGTACGGTGCGATCGCCTTTGGCTTCTAAAATCCAAACCGGATCACAACCTAAGAAACTATAACGCCCAATTTTTTCGCCACCTTCAACAGACTCTAACAGAAAATTATAGGGTTGATTGGCACAAACCCGATACCAAGCGGAAACGGGAGTATCTAAATCAGCCACCCATTCTTGATATACCGGAATAAAATTTCCTGTGGAAGCCCGTTGAGCAAATTGGGAGAAATCGGGAAAAATCATAGCGACAAGGAGCGAACAATAAAAAATAAAGGATGAAGGTGAGAGTAAACCATCCTTCATCCTAATCTGTTTAGGGCATTGCGCCCGTTAATTAATCAAAGAGTCTTAAACGTCAATGGGGGTTTTGCCTGTAAATTTGACTTTAGCCGGATCGACATTGCTGCCAATATTACGGCCAATAAGATTGACGGATTCACGTCCTTGATTGACTTTTTCAGGGAAAACGCCATCTTGGGGATGGAGGTATTCGGTTTCGCCGTTGGGGAAAACGCGATAGATTTTATAGTTTTCTATTCTGGGTTTGAATTTTGACCGCAGTTGAGCGCCTAAAGCTAGACACTGTTCTTTGCGGGCCAAATGCAGAAGGTTGTCCCCTTCGTTCATAATCGCTGCGCCACCGGTGGGCATTTCAAACACCTGTTCTTTAGTGCTAGTCCAGGTGATCGCATATTTTTCTTCCACCAGGGCCTTTGTTAATAAGCCACCTGTGCTGCCGCCAAACTTTGGTGGTGTTCCTGTCAGTGCTTCTGCCATAGAAATATCACTCAAATTATGTTTTTACGGAATCGTAACATTGATGTTGCCCTTGTCTATAGCAGTCGTAAAGAACTGTTACAGAAGAAGAGAATACCGGGAGTACCGGGAGCGCCGGAAGCCGGGGGAGAAGGGGATCACAGGAGAGTCAGTAGAGACGTGCTATGGCGCGTCTGCACAAGCCAAAAGTCAACCGTTAACCCCCAACCGTCAACCGTTAACCCCCAACCGTCAACAGCCAACTGTCAACCGTTAACAATATATTCAAAGAAGGTATCATCGAGGTCATAGCCGAGCATTTGGGCTAGAGCCATGAGGCGGGATTTGCTGGGGATGTTGTGTTGGGTGAGCCAGTGGTTGAGGACAAAGATCTTTTGCATTAAAAAAATTTCTAGGGCTTCGGGATTATATTGGATGCCTTCGGTACGATGGAATTGATGGGGGACTAACATGGCAACGTAACGGGCTAATTCACCGGATTTCCAGTCCAGAAAAAAGGGAAGCCAAGGATAATAAGCATCTAGGCGAATAAACCAGAGTCGGACTTCAGGAACTTCTGAAATTTCTCTGGGGTCATCTGGGTCACGGGAATAGTCGATCTCGAAACTAATTTGCTGCTCATAAGCGGTAATCGCGGTATTTTGAAGCAGGGGATCAATAACGGTTTGAACGGGAGACAGATCTAAATGATTTACTTGCTCAGAATTTAGCGTTATTGTAATTGCCATTCAATATCATCCTTTATGGAAGTGGATTTTAGATTAATTTTAGATTTGGCGGGGATAATCTAAGTTCGTTAAAATTCCTAAGATACAATGGAAGCATAGGTGTGATTGTTTTATCCCTTATCTCAAAACTATTGAAATTTGCTAAATAAACTGAGGCGAAAGTAGTGAAACCAATTCGTTCTTTAGAAGATGCTATCAATTGTTGTCAAGCCAGAGGAATGCGGCTGAGTCGTCAGCGTCGTTTAGTTTTGGAGTTGCTTTGGCAAGCTCAAGAACATTTATCAGCACGCGATATTTATGATCGATTGAATCAACAGGGTAAATCCATTGGTCATACCTCGGTCTATCAAAATTTAGAAGCTTTATCGCGGGAAAATATTATTGAGTGTGTAGAACGTTCTGAAGGTCGTTTATATGGACATATCAGCGATTCCCATTCCCATATTAATTGTTTGGATACGGATCAAATTTTAGATATCCATATTGAATTACCCCCAGAATTATTAGCCCAAGTTGAACAACAAACTGGAGTAAAAATTACAGATTATCAAATTAATTTTTACGGTTATCGTGTTAATCCCGTGAGTATCAATGAAGCGCCGAAAGCTTCTTAAGGGCGGTTGACCGTTGACCGTTAAAGCCAACAGTCAACAGTCAACAGTCAACCGACAACCCCGATTACATTTTACTAATAAGTTTCTGCACGATTTCCACTCCGGTGACGGCTTGCCAACCAAATAGTCCTAGAATGACTGTATTGAGGCTAATATGGCTGACTCTAGCCCAATTCGCGCCTTTTTGCATATAAGGCGTTAAGGAGGCGGAAACGGCTATCATTCCGGTCATTCCTAGTCCCGCTAATAGATGGGGGCCAACAAAGAGTTTACCGTTATTAATATAGGTTACAGCCATCCCGCCCAGGGTTCCCAAAACCATTAAAGCCAATAACAGCGAACCAATTTGGTGATGTTTAATATTGAATTTTCCTTTAATTAACTCTTTTTTCGTGTCCCCTTCCGCTTCACGGGTACGACGAATTTGGACACCCAAATACATGGCATAAATGGATAATCCTAACAAAACCCACATCAGCAGGGGATGAAAGAAATTCAGCCAAGGCTTAATCGTTACTAGAATCGGCAAATCCATAATGTTCTCTGAACCAGCAATAAAACTTATTGACACTCTCAGGTCTGAAGACGCTGAGATTCTGCGGACAGAATTAGTTTAATTTAATTCTCGCTACGATTGCCAAAGATCGTCTACTGAGTTGATTAAGACACAAGCCTAATCTTCCCGATACTTTTACTCTTGAATTGAGACACTTTCAGAAGCCATCACTAAGCCAAGTTGCGGTACGCTCTACAATCTGCCATTATTTGCTCCTTGCTTGTCATACTGTCGTTAGGACTTTAACCTAACCGTTGTTTCAGGGGAGCCGGGATTTCTCCGTACTAGAATGCTTCAACACGCAGATGTTTATTATTCTTACTTGTGTTTTTAGATTTTAGCACATCTTTTAATATTTCAAGGGGAATAAATTCCCTTGAGTCCTGTTTCCTCTGTTGTCTGAAGACACGCTCGTTTCCACACTCCCAGACTTGTCTTATGAAACTTAGCAGACACCAATCACCCGCCATCTGTTAATCGTTTCGGGACACTTGATCTTTTTTGATCTGCCTGCGAAGATTCTGGTTAATTGTTTGAACGCAATTCCTAGACCCTGACACCGGAAACCTGACACCTGACACCTGACAACCAATATGGGAGCAACCCAACAAAACAGCCAACTGATTCAAGCCGTTAAAACGGGGAATATGATCAATACTCGCGCCTTACTGCATAAGGGTGTGAATCCTAATGTTAAGGATAAACAGGGGATTAGTGCCCTGATGTTGGCGGCGACGAAAGGATATACGGAAATTGTTCGCGTCTTGCTCGACAGAGGGGCAGATGTTAACTATGCCAGTAAACGCTATGGGATGACTGCTTTAATGTTCGCAGCGGCTCATCATCAGTTAGATGTTGCTCGTTTGTTAATTCAACGGGGGGCGGATATTAATGCCAAAAATGAGGATGGGAGTACCGCGTTGATGGCGGCGACACTTCAGGGCGATACGGAGATGGTTGATCTATTTTTGGAAGCGGGTGTCGATATCAATATTGAAGATCAAGATCGAGATACGGCTTTAAAATTAGCGTTATCTAAGGGGCATTTGTCTATTGTTCAGGCGTTACTTAATCGGGGGAATTCTGAACACCATAAAGTCGGTTTATTGCTCTTGCAAGCGATAGAACAACAAGCCATACAAGGGGTACAAATGTTATTATCTGCCGGGGTAGATGTTAATGTTTGTAACCGAGACGGAGAAACCCCTTTAATGTTAGCGGTGGATGGAGGAAATATTGAGTTAGTTCGGATATTATTAGGGGCGGGTGCTGATATTAATCGCAGTAATAATGATGGGGGAACAGCGTTAATGGCGGTTGCAGCAGTAGGTGATTTAGCGATCGCTGAATTATTATTAGAAGCAGGAGCAGAAATTCAAGCTTGTGATCAAGATGGCGAAACGGCGTTAAATTTAGCGGTGGTTGAAGGTCATTTTGAGATGGTGGAATTATTACTCCAGTGGGGAGCAAAAGTTGATGTGACAAACCGTTTGGGAGATACTCCTCTGCGAGTCGCAACCCTACAAGGTTATCGTTCTATTTTGAAGGTTTTAGTTCAACAGGTTACTCTTGAAAATTTACCTCATCTTTTAAATACAAAAGTATTTGGAGAAACGGTATTAACGGTTGCTATTCAAAGCGGAAATTTAGAACTGATTGAAATTTTATTAGACGCTGGAGCCGATATTAATTATTGTGCCGATCAGGGAAAAACGGCTTTAATGAAAGCAGCAATTCGAGGGGATATTAGTATTGTTAAGGTACTGTTAGGTCGGGGAGCAGATGTTAATTTAAAAGATGATTCTGGTTCAACAGCGTTAATGTGGGCGGCTTCACGCGGTTATGAAGAAACCGTTAAATTATTAATTCAATCAGGGGCTAATATTAATGATAAAAATCACGGTGGTTATACCGCTTTAATGTTAGCTGAATTTCAGGGTTATCAGCCAGTTAGGAAACAGTTGAAAAAGGCAAATGCTCAAGAGTAATGGGGGGTTAGGGGCGGGTTATTGAGATTTCTGATGATTAATACTCAGGGT
This DNA window, taken from Planktothrix serta PCC 8927, encodes the following:
- the trpE gene encoding anthranilate synthase component I: MIFPDFSQFAQRASTGNFIPVYQEWVADLDTPVSAWYRVCANQPYNFLLESVEGGEKIGRYSFLGCDPVWILEAKGDRTVQKWRDGTIQEFTGDPFNALQDCLKPYHPVKLPQLPGGIGGLFGFWGYELMPWIESRVPVYSPNSDDLPDGLWMQVDNLLIFDQVKRKIWAIAYADTRNTDLETAYQQACDRVQQLVAKLQSPLSPETTLLEWTPPAPPTPRARGEQPTLTYRSNVSQEQFCANVEKGKQYIKAGDIFQVVLSQRLTTEYSGDPFSLYRSLRLINPSPYMAYFNFGDWQLIGSSPEVMVKAEKNPDGKLITTVRPIAGTRRRGQTPQEDQALGEDLLQDPKEVAEHIMLVDLGRNDLGRVCQMGTVKVDELMVIERYSHVMHIVSNVIGELAETKTAWDLLKACFPAGTVSGAPKIRAMEIIHELEGCRRGPYSGVYGYYDFEGQLNSAITIRTMIVQNQGENQHQVSVQAGAGIVADSQPEKEYEETLNKARGLLEAIRCLKG
- the psaD gene encoding photosystem I reaction center subunit II PsaD, encoding MAEALTGTPPKFGGSTGGLLTKALVEEKYAITWTSTKEQVFEMPTGGAAIMNEGDNLLHLARKEQCLALGAQLRSKFKPRIENYKIYRVFPNGETEYLHPQDGVFPEKVNQGRESVNLIGRNIGSNVDPAKVKFTGKTPIDV
- a CDS encoding CRR6 family NdhI maturation factor, yielding MAITITLNSEQVNHLDLSPVQTVIDPLLQNTAITAYEQQISFEIDYSRDPDDPREISEVPEVRLWFIRLDAYYPWLPFFLDWKSGELARYVAMLVPHQFHRTEGIQYNPEALEIFLMQKIFVLNHWLTQHNIPSKSRLMALAQMLGYDLDDTFFEYIVNG
- a CDS encoding Fur family transcriptional regulator; protein product: MKPIRSLEDAINCCQARGMRLSRQRRLVLELLWQAQEHLSARDIYDRLNQQGKSIGHTSVYQNLEALSRENIIECVERSEGRLYGHISDSHSHINCLDTDQILDIHIELPPELLAQVEQQTGVKITDYQINFYGYRVNPVSINEAPKAS
- a CDS encoding DUF4079 domain-containing protein — protein: MDLPILVTIKPWLNFFHPLLMWVLLGLSIYAMYLGVQIRRTREAEGDTKKELIKGKFNIKHHQIGSLLLALMVLGTLGGMAVTYINNGKLFVGPHLLAGLGMTGMIAVSASLTPYMQKGANWARVSHISLNTVILGLFGWQAVTGVEIVQKLISKM
- a CDS encoding ankyrin repeat domain-containing protein — translated: MGATQQNSQLIQAVKTGNMINTRALLHKGVNPNVKDKQGISALMLAATKGYTEIVRVLLDRGADVNYASKRYGMTALMFAAAHHQLDVARLLIQRGADINAKNEDGSTALMAATLQGDTEMVDLFLEAGVDINIEDQDRDTALKLALSKGHLSIVQALLNRGNSEHHKVGLLLLQAIEQQAIQGVQMLLSAGVDVNVCNRDGETPLMLAVDGGNIELVRILLGAGADINRSNNDGGTALMAVAAVGDLAIAELLLEAGAEIQACDQDGETALNLAVVEGHFEMVELLLQWGAKVDVTNRLGDTPLRVATLQGYRSILKVLVQQVTLENLPHLLNTKVFGETVLTVAIQSGNLELIEILLDAGADINYCADQGKTALMKAAIRGDISIVKVLLGRGADVNLKDDSGSTALMWAASRGYEETVKLLIQSGANINDKNHGGYTALMLAEFQGYQPVRKQLKKANAQE